DNA from Halogeometricum sp. S1BR25-6:
TCTATCTGGTCGGCCACGTCGGAGTGCGCCTGCGACTCCGTCTTGTAGCGCGCCCCCGAAGCAGGTTCGGCGAGGACGGAGGAGAGGTCGAGGTGCTTGGCCTTCTCGTGGTCGGTCTCTCGCTGGCGGAGCAGCGACGGGCGACCGATCATCTCGTCGACCGAGGTGAAGCCGAGTTCGGCCATTATCTCGCGGAACTCCTGCGCCATGAACGTCATGTAGTTGATGACGTGGTCGGGCTGACCGGGGAAGCGCTTGCGGAGGTCCTCCCGCTGGGTTGCGACGCCGACCGGACAGGTGTTCTCGTGGCACTGGCGGGCCATCACGCAACCCGAGGTGACGAGCGACGCCGTCCCGAACACGTACTCCTCGGCGCCAAGCAGGGCGGCGACGGCGATGTCGCGGCCCGTCTTCATCCCGCCGTCGGCGGTGACGCGGATGCGCGAGCGCAGGTCCGTCGCGCGGAGCATCTGGTTGGCCTCCGCGAGACCGAGTTCCCACGGCAGACCGGCGTTCTTGATCGAGGTCTTCGGCGAGGCGCCGGTGCCGCCGTCGTGGCCGGAGATGTGGACCACGTCGGCGTTCGCCTTCGCCACGCCCGCGGCGATGGTGCCGATGCCGGCGTCCGAGACGAGTTTGACGTTGACGTCGGCGTCCGGGTTGGCGGCCTTCAGGTCGTGGATGAGCTGTTTGAGGTCCTCGATGGAGTAGATGTCGTGCAGCGGCGGCGGCGAGATGAGGCCGACGCCCGGCGTCGCGAAGCGGACGTGCGCGATCATCTCGTTGACCTTCTTGCCGGGCAGGTGACCGCCCTCGCCGGGCTTCGAGCCCTGCGCCATCTTGATCTGTATCTCGTCCGCCGAGGAGAGATACTGGCTCGTGACGCCGAAGCGGCCCGAGGCCACCTGCTTCACGTTGCACTCTTTCTCCGTACCGAAACGCTCCGGCGGTTCGCCGCCCTCGCCGGAGTTGGACTTCCCGCCGATGCGGTTCATGGCGACGGAGTTGTTCTCGTGGGCCTCCGGCGAGAGGCTCCCGAGCGACATCGCCGCCGTCGAGAAGCGTTGTACTATCTCCTCGACGGGTTCGACCTCTTCGACGGGTACCGACTCGCGGTCGGGGTCGGGGTCGAACTCGAGCAGTCCGCGGAGGGTCTGAAGCTCCTTCGTCTGGTCGTTGACGAGGTCGGCGAACTCCTGGTACTTCTCGTAGTTGCCCGAGCGGACCGCCTGCTGGAGCGTCCCGACCGTCTTCGGGTTCCACTGGTGGTGGATGCCGTTCGAGCGGTGCTCGAACTCCCCTTGGTGTTGGAGTTCCGGGTCCGCGCCGTAGGCGACGGCGTGGCGGGTCATGAGGTCCTGCTCGATGACGTCGATGCCGATGCCCTCGGTCCGGATTTCGGTGCCCTCGAAGTACTCCGCGACGAAGTTCGAGTCGAGGCCGACCGCCTCGAATATCTGCGCGCCCTGGTAGGAGGCGACGGTGGAGATGCCCATCTTCGCCATCGTCTTCAGCACGCCGTCCTCGAGCGCCTTCGTGTAGGCGGCGATGGACGCCTCCTCGTCGGCGCCGTCGGGGCCGGCGACGATGTCGCCGATGGTCTGGTAGGCGAGGTAGGGGTTCACCGCGCCCGCGCCGTAGCCGATGAGCGTGGCCATGTGGTGAACCTCGCTCGGTTCGCCGGACTCGACGACGAGGCCGGCGTGGTTCCGCATGCCGTTGCGGACGAGGCTGTGGTGGACCGCGCCCGTCGCGAGCAGACTCGGGACGGCGGCGCGGTCCGGACCGAGGTTCCGGTCCGAGAGCACGACGACGTCGGCGCCGTCGGCGATGGCGCTCTTCGCGTCGTCGCGGACGCGTTCGACCGCCTCGCGGAGCGACGTGTCGGTCCCGAAGGTGATGTCCACGACCGTCGAGGACATCCCGCCGTCGAGGTCCTTGATGGCCGCCGTCTCAGCGTCGGAGACGATGGGCGAGTCGAGGACCAGTTGTCGCGCGTGCTCGGGCGTCTCGTCGAGGAGGTTGCGCTGGCCGCCGAGGCGCGACTCCAAGGAGGTGACGAGTTCCTCGCGGATGTAGTCTAAGGGAGGGTTCGTCACCTGCGCGAACAGTTGCTTGAAGTAGGTGAACAGCGGTCGGTCGAAGTCCGAGAGGACCGACAGGGGCGTGTCGTCGCCCATCGACCCGACCGGGTCCTTCCCGTCGCGCGCCATCGGTTCGATGAGGTGGTTCAACTGGTCGGTCGTGTAGCCGAAGGCGGCCTGTCGGGCGCGCAGGTCGTCGACGCGGCCCTGCGGCGCGTAGTCGTCGGCGTCGGCCAGTTCGTCCATCCGGCGCTGCTCGGACTCGACCCACTCGCCGTACTTCCCGTCGGTCAGCGAGTCGAACACCTCCTCGTCGGGGATGACGCGGCCCTCCTCGGGGTCGGCGACGAACAGTTGGCCGGGTTGGAGCCGGCCGCGTTCGCGAATCTCGGAGGGGTCGGTGTCGAGCGCCCCCACCTCGGAGGCCATGACGAGGCGGTTGTCGGTGGTCACGTCGTAGCGGCACGGTCGGAGGCCGTTGCGGTCGAGAACGGCGGCGACTCGGTCGCCGTCGGTGGCGGCCACCAGGGCGGGGCCGTCCCACGGTTCGACCAGGGAGGCGTGGTAGTCGTACCACTCCCGTCGCTCCGGCGCCATCGAGTCGTCGCCGTGGTACGCCTCGGGGATGAGCATCCGCAGGACGTGCGGGAGTTCGCGGCCGCCGCGGAGCAGTAGTTCCACGACGTTGTCGACGGAGGCGGTGTCGGACTGGTCCGCCCTCGTCACCGGTTTGATCTCCTCCAAGTCGTCGCCGAAGGCGGGGTGTTCGATGTCCGTCTCCCGCGCGCGCATCCAGTTGACGTTGCCCCGGATGGTGTTTATCTCGCCGTTGTGGACGACGTTGCGGTACGGGTGCGCGAGATGCCACGCGCCGAGCGTGTTCGTCGAGAACCGCTCGTGGACGAGCGTCAGCGTCGTCTTCATGCGCTCGTCGGTCAGGTCCGGGTAGTAGCTGGCGAGTTGGTCGCCCTTGAGCAGACCCTTGTAGACGAGCGTCTTCCGCGACAGCGAGCAGACGTAGAACCGGCCCGCGCCGGCCGAGTCGAGGTTCTCGACGGCGTTCTCGACGGCGCGGCGCCCGACGTACAGCGCTCGGTCGAACGCGTCGGCGTCCATCTCGTCGCCGGGGGCGACGAACGCCTGCCAGACGTCGGGTTCGGAGTCCACGGCGGTCTGACCGAGGTCGGAGTTGTCGGTGGGGACGTCCCGCCAGTGGAGCACCTCCAGTCCGTGTGCGCCCAGTTCTCGCTCGAACACCTCGACCAGCGTCTCCCGTTCGGCGTCCTCACCCGGCATGAAGACGGAACCGACGGCGTACTCTTCGGGCAACTCGGCGTCGACGACGGCGTCGAAGAACTCGTCGGGACGCTGTATCATGATGCCCGCCCCGTCGCCCGTGTCCTCCTCGGCACCGGTGGTGCCCCGGTGTTCGAGGTTGATGAGAAGTTCCAATCCGTCGGCGACGGTCTCGTGACTCGCTCCACCGTCGAGGTCGATTACGGCTCCGACCCCACAGTTCGAACGCTCGTCGGTCGGGTCCGCTAACCCGGCCGATTTCGCAGGGGTGTCTCTATGTGGCTTGGTCATGTGTCTCACTTTCGGTCCTCCGTTTAAACGAGTTTTCCTGAAAGCATAAGGGTATGTTAATCACATATTAGGAGATATTATTGTAAACGGTCTTTGTATAAGGTACGGGCGATGGCGCGTATTCGCTGCGCTGGGGCGGATGGAGGAAACTCGAAAAAGGCGGGGTCGGACGGTCTCTCGGTTCGGATTTAGACGCGTCGTCGGAGTCGGATGCGGTCGTCGTCGTAGGAGTCGACGTGTTCGTCGCGGAGTTCGTTGGAGTCGTCGTCGTCCCAACCGAGCATGTCCTTCAGTTTGTCCGTGAGACCGTCGCTGTCGTTGTCGCGGTCGACCGTGGCGCGGCCGTCGTTCACGTCGTGCACGGTGCCGACACGCGTTCCGTCCGCCGTTACGACGTCTTTGTTCCGGTCGTCGTCCGTGAAGTTAGTTCGTGCCATTGCGTTCTAATTTTTAGCGGAGTTCGTAAGGAATTATTGGCCGGGGAACCACCTAATTCGTCCCCGTGGGTAATTCGAGGAAGGCCGAATCCGACCTCCGGCATACATTCGAGATTAGTGACACACCATCGGCGCCACGACCGAGGGGACGGCGAAGTGAAATCCGCCTGTTCGCGCGCGTTCAGTACGACTTCGCGAAGTACGCCGTCTCCTCGGCGCCCTCGCCGCAGACAGCGCACTCCTCGCCGGCGTGGATCTCCGCCGCTTCGTCGCGGAGGGGGACCATCACGATTTCGGCCGCCAACTGGTCTTTGATCTCCGTCTCGCAGTCCTCGTCGCCGCACCACGGCGCCTTCACGTAGCCGCCGTGCTGACCGATGGTGCCGAGGATGTCCGCGCGCGAGTCCGCCTCGCGGACGTTCTCTTCTAGGTTCTCCTCCGCGGCGGCGTACAGTTTCGCGTACACCTCGTCGAACTCCTCCCGCACCGTCTCGGCGATGTCCTCGCGGGGGACCTCCTTGGACTCGCCGTCGGGGCGGTGGACGACCGTCACGACTTCGTCGTCCACCTCGTTCGGACCGATCTCGAAGCGGACGGGAACTCCCTTCAGTTCCCACTCGTTGAACTTGAAGCCGGGGTTGCGCTCGTCGCGGTCGTCGAGTTCGACGCGGACGCCGGCGTCCTCCAACTCGTCGGCGACCGACTCGGCGTAGTCGAGCACGTTCTCCTGCGTGTCGGCCTGCCAGATGGGAACCACGACGACCTGTTCGGGGGCGACGGTCGGCGGCAGGACGAGGCCCTGGTCGTCAGAGTGGGTCATGATGAGTGCGCCGAGTGCGCGCCAGGAGAGGCCCCACGAGGTGGTGTGTGCGACCTGACTGTCCTCGCCCTCGTCGGTGTACGTGATGTCGAACGCCTCGGCGAACGACGTGCCGAGGTGGTGGGAGGTGCCAGCCTGCACGGACTTGCCGTCGGGCATCAGGGCCTCGACGGTCGTCGTCTTCTTCGCCCCGGGGAACTTGTCGTGCTCGGGCTTGGCGCCCCGGAGGACCGGGATGGCGAGGAGGTCCTCGTACATCGCGGCGTACTGGTCGAGGCGCATCAACGTCTCGTCCCACGCGCTCTCGTCGGTCGCGTGCGCGGTGTGACCCTCCTGCCAGAGGAACTCCTTCGTCCGGAAGAACGGCTTCGTCTCCGTGGCCTCCCAGCGGACGACGGAGGTCCACTGGTTCACGCGCAGGGGCAGGTCGCGGTGGCTCCGGACCCACTGGGCCATGTAGGGGGCGATGATGGACTCGGAGGTGGGCCGGACGGCCAGTCGCTCCTCCAACTCCTCGCGGCCGGCGTGGGTGACCCACGCCACCTCGGGGTCGAACCCCTCGACGACGTCCTTCTCCCGTTCGAGGTACTGCTCGGGGATGAGCATTGGGAAGTACGCGTTCTGTACCCCCGTCGCCTTGAACTCGGTGTCGAGGTAATCCTGCACGCGCTCCCAGAGGGCGTAGGCGCGCGGACGCGTGACGATGAAGCCGCTCATCCCCTCGGGTCCGTAGTTGGCCAACTCGGCCTTCTGGACGACCTCCGCGTACCACTCGCCCGTGTTGTACTGCTTGGACTCGGTGATACCGAGTTCCTGCTCGTCGCTCATTACCGCTATTTCACCCGACTGCGGTCTTAAATGTCCTGAAGCGTCGGAGTCGTCCCGTGTTCGACGGGTGGACGCCCGTCGTCGCCCGCCCGACGCCGAACGTTCGGCGCTCCCGAGTGGTCGCCGCCGCTGAGAGTCCCGGCCGACGAGAGGAAGAGGTAGCTACAAACCGTCGGCCGACGTAGGACAGTATGGGTGAAGACCATGCTAACACACGGCACGAACGGGCCGGCGCGGAGCGGAGGGATGGACTCCGGAACGAACGGGTCGGCGGACACCGACCGGGAAGAGATTCGCGTCGAGTTGTGGTGCGAGGCGACGCGGACCGGGGGCGACAGCGAGTTCGACCGAATCGCAGAGCGCCTCCGACGACTCGCCGACCGCGGCGACGTCGACGCGGCGGCCGTCGAAACGTGGGACCGGTACGTGGACGTCTCGGGCGGGTTCGTTCGGGACGACACCGCGAGAGAGACCAGAGACCGCCTCGCCCGACTCCGCGAGTGGACGTGGCGGCGCCGCGAGGAGTCCGCGGCCGCGGCCGGGGCCGGGTCCGCCGGTCGCGGGCGACTCGGACCCGCCGTCGAACTGCACCGCGTTCCGCGCGCCGTGCTCGTCGAGTTCGAGAACGGCGTGGTGCGGAACGTGACGTTCGCCGACGAGCACACCGGCTGTCTCACCGACCGGCTGGAGAGCCTGGCGGAGCGCGAGCGGTCGGAGTCGGTCTCCGAGTCGCCGTCTGCCTCGACGTCCGCCGACCGCGCCTCCGACCGGACGCGGGACCGGGAACGGGGACGAGAACGGGACCGTCGGAATCGGACCCGGTCCCGGTCGCACGAACGTGAACGTGAACGCGAACGGGTCCGGTCCTAATCGAACGAGACGGCGAACGGACTCGACCGGTCGCGCCACTCCCACCCCGGCAGGCGCGTCTGGAACCCGGCGGCGAGGGCGGCGTCCAAGTCGTCCGCGCCGGCGGCGCCGCCGGTGTGCGTCCGCGTGTCCGCGAAGTGAAACGTCGCCTGCGCGAGCAGCGACAGCGGCTGTCCGCCTGCGACGGCCGCGGCCAGTTCCCGCCCGAGCACCTCGTCGACGACGAAGCCGGGGTAGTCGCCTTCGACGTCCAATCCCCGCAGGAGTCCGACGTAGCCCGCGACGTTGACGGCCACTTCCCCGTCGGCGAACACGGTTTCGACCTCCTCTCGATACCGCTCTTCGGACACCGTCGCCACCTCCGTCTCGAACAGGTCGCCCAACGCTGTGCGCGTCTCGTTCAACAGCGGAACGACGACGGACGAGCGGTCTCGGACCCAGCGGGCCTCCTCGGCGACGGACTCGGGAGTGAGCTTCATACCCCCTCCAGGGAGCCGAAACGCTTCGACTTTGCGAAGAGTTTTATACGGAGGAGGGAATACGTCCGAGTAAGCGGGTTTTCCCTGCCTCTTCCCGCAGACAGGATAGCAGAAGATAGCGATCCGAACGCAGACGTTGCCTATGCTCTCTCACGATTACATCCCTTGCGACCGCGCGGCCGTAGTTGCCGCCTCGTCGTTCGAGACACCCCGAGGCAGTGACCCGACCCTGATGCCGTCCGTCACGACACGGACGAGTGGTACTCACTTATGAGTTCAGTAGATAAGCAGCTCGAGGAACTGAAAGCAGAGATAACGAACGAACTTCCTTCGGACATCTCCGTCTCCGACGTCAAGTACGAAGGCCCGGAACTCGTCGTCTACACGCGCGACCCGAAGGAGTTCGCACAGAACGGCGACCTCATCCGAAAGCTCGCCAGCAAACTCCGGAAGCGCATCACCGTGCGCCCGGCCCCCGAGGTGCTCTCGCCCCCGCGCGACGCGGAGGAGCAGGTCCTCGAAGTCATCCCGGAGGACGCGGGCGTCACCGACCTCGATTTCCACGAGGACACCGGCGAAGTCGTCATCGAGGCGTCGAAGCCGGGCATGGTCATCGGCCGCCACGGTTCGACGCTCCGGAAGATAACTCAGCAGGTGGGTTGGACGCCCGAAGTCGTCCGCACCCCGCCCATCGAGTCCTCCACCGTCTCGAACGTCCGTAACTTCCTGAAGCAGGAACGCGACGAGCGACGGCAGATTCTCGAACGGGTCGGCCGACAGATCCACCGCCAGCAGCTCTCGGACGACGAGTGGGTCCGCATCTCCACGCTCGGGTGCTGCCGGGAGGTCGGACGCGCCTCCTTTATCCTCTCGACGCCGGAGACGCGCATCCTCATCGACTGCGGCGACAAGCCGGGGTCGGACGACGTGCCGTACCTCCAAGTACCCGAGGCGCTCGGGTCCGGCGCGAACTCGCTGGACGCCGTCGTCCTCACGCACGCCCACCTCGACCACTCGGCGCTCGTCCCCCTGTTGTTCAAGTACGGCTACGACGGACCCATCTATACGACCGAACCGACGCGCGACCTGATGGGGCTGCTCACGCTCGATTACCTCGACGTGGCCGCCAAGGAGGGCCGCACGCCGCCGTACGAGTCCGAGATGGTTCGCGAGGCGCTCAAACACTGCATCCCGCTCGAATACGGCGACGTGACCGACATCGCGCCGGACGTGAAGCTCACCTTCCACAACGCGGGGCACATCCTCGGCTCGGCGGTGTCGCACTTCCACATCGGCGACGGCCTCTACAACGTCGCCTTCTCCGGCGACATCCACTACGAGGACACGCGCCTGTTCAACGGCGCGGTCAACGACTTCCCGCGCGTGGAGACGCTCGTCCTCGAATCCACCTACGGCGGCCGGAACGATTACCAGACCGACCAAGCGGACTCCGAGCAGAAACTCATCGACGTCATCAACAAGACGCACGACCAGGGCGGGAAGGTGCTCATCCCGGCGTTCGCCGTCGGTCGCTCCCAAGAGATCATGCTCGTCTTGGAGGAGGCGATGCGCTCGGGGAAGATTCCGAGCATGCCCGTCCACCTCGACGGGATGATCTGGGAGGCGACGGCCATCCACACCACCTACCCCGAGTACCTCCGCGACGACCTCCGAGACAGAATCTTCCACGAGGACGAGAACCCGTTCCTCGCCGAGGAGTTCAACCACATTGACGGCGGCGAGGAGGAGCGACAGGAGGTGACCGACGGCGGTCCGGCCATCGTGCTCTCGACCTCCGGGATGGTCACCGGCGGCCCCATCATGTCGTGGCTCCGCCACGTCGGCCCCGACCCGGACTCCCGCCTCGTCTTCGTCGGCTACCAGGCGCAGGGAACGCTCGGGCGCCGTATCCAGAACGGCTGGGACGAGATTCCGGTCAACGACCGGGACAACATGGGACGCTCGAACACGCTCACGCTGAAGATGGATGTCGAGACGGTTGACGGCTTCTCCGGGCACGCCGACCGCGCGGGGCTTGAGAACTTCGTGAAGACGATGAATCCGCGCCCCGAGAAGGTGCTGTGCGTCCACGGCGACGAGCGCTCCGTGCAGGACCTCTCCTCGGCGCTGTACCACAACTACAATATGCGGACGTTCGCGCCGAAGAACCTCGAGACGTTCCGGTTCAAGTAGCGACGACCCGCCCGCAGACTACCACCTTCTTGCCGCTCCCCCGCCCACCGGAAGACATGCGTCTCGCACTCATCGCACACGACGAGAAGAAACCGGACCTCATCGACTTCGCGCAGAACCGCAGCGACGACCTCGACCACTTCGAGTTGATGGCGACGGGGACGACCGGCAAGCGCCTCATCGAGGCGACGGGCCTCGACATCGAACGCAAGCAGTCGGGGCCGCTCGGCGGCGACATGCAGATCGGCGCCGAGATAGCCAGCGAGGACTGCCACGGCGTCATCTTCCTGCGCGACCCGCTCACCGCCCAACCGCACGAACCGGACATCACGGCGCTGCTCCGCATCTGCGACGTCCACGACGTCCCCCTCGCGACCAACCTCGCCAGCGCCGACGCCGTCCTCGACGAACTCATGGACCAACTGGAGGGAGAGTTCGACCACCGCGAGTAGACCGACTCTCCGTGCTGATACTCAGGCCGAACGTTCAAGTCCGATAGAGGAGACAGTAATTGTATGCTACATATCTCGCGTGCGCTGTTCGCCGTCCTCCTCGTGGCCGTCCTCGCGGCCGCGACGGCGGCGCCGGCGGCCGCGCAGACCGGTTCCGCGGCCGACCCGACGGTCGGCGACGAATCGGGCGAACTGCGGTGCTTCCCGCCCGGCGGGCACGACCTGGACATCGGGACCGAGGGGCCGGGAATCGCGGTGACCGTCCACACCTCGCTGTTCACGAACCTCGGCGACGAAGGCGCTCTCGGCATGGAAGCACGCGGGTCGGCGCTGAACGCGACGATAATCGAACTCCGCACGGGCGTCGTCTTCGACGGCGTCGGCACCCTCGGCGACTTCCTCTCGGACCCGTTCTCGCGGTTCGCGATTCTGTTCGACTACACGTTCGAGTTGCCGATGTTCGTCGGGATGGTCGACAGTCCGGGCTACGAGTCCGACGAGTCGCCGGTGACGGGCGTCGAGTCGCGCGGGTGCGGGGAGTAGCGCCGCCGAGAGACCGACGTTCGTTCGTCCGCGTCGCCGGCCGACTCGACGGGCGGAACCCTTTTTGTACCGATGTTCCAAACCCGGGGACGTCCGTTTCGTCCCCGAGGTACTCCAGTGACTACAAACCTGATTTCCGACGAACTGTCCGTTCCGTGGCGTTCCCGCACCGTTCAGGCCGTCCTGTCGAGCACGCTGCTGGCGCCGTTCAGCGTCACGCTCATCAGCCCCGGATTGCCGGTCTACCGGCGAGCGTTCGGCGTCACCGACGCGGAGGCGAGCCTCCTGCTCTCGGCGGTGCTGATTCCGGGGGTGGTCCTCTCGCCCGTGGCGGGCCTCCTCGCGGACCGCCTCGGTCGGCGGCGGGTGCTCGTCGCCAGCCTCCTCGTCTGGAGCGTCACGGGGGCGGCCGTCACGCTCCGCCCCGCCTTCTGGTCCGTCGTCGCGCTCAGACTCGCTCAGGGGGCCGCGCTGGCCGGAATCATCGTCACGACCATCTCGCTCATCGGCGACTCCTTCGAGGGCGTCCGGCGAAACGCGGTCCTCGGCATCAACGCGGCCGTCCTCTCCGCGGGCGCCGCCGTGTACCCGCTCGTGGGCGGTGCGCTGGTGGTCGTCGCGTGGAACGCCCCGTTCGCGCTGTACCTCCTCGGTCTCCCGGTGGCGTTCTTCGCGGCACGCGTCCTCGATGAACCGCTGCTGGAACGCCGGACGCGAAGCCTCGCCTACCTCCGCCGCGTCGTCACCGCGCTCTCGGCGAAGGACGCGGCGGTGCTGTACGGGTCGGCGCTCGTCATCGAACTCCTGCTGTTCGGTGCGATGTTCACCGGACTCCCGTTCCTCCTCGCGGGTACGTACGGCCTTTCGCCGCTCCGCATCGGCCTCGTCGTGACCGTCAGCGAGGTGGCGTCGATGGTGACGGCGACGCAGAACGGGCGCCTCGCCGCACGATTCTCCGACGAGCGGATCATCGCCGTCGGGTTCGTCGTCGCCGCCGCCGGACTCGTCGGCGCGTGGGTCGCTCCGACGCCTCTCTTTCTCACCGCTGCGATGGTCGGCTTCGGCGGAGGGTGGGGACTGACGCTACCGTCCATCGACGCCGGGGTCAGCGACCTCGTCCCGGCGCAGTTCCGGGCGGGGGCGCTGAGTTTCCGGGGGAGCGCGACGTTCCTCGGGCGCGCCCTCGGTCCGCTCCTCTTCGCCGGAATCGGCCTACGAACCGGCTACCGTCCGCTCTTCCTGTTCGGCGGTGTCGGTGCGTTCGCGTTCGGCGCCGCCCTCCTCGCGGCGACGAGGTAGGCCCGCGCGGTCAGTCGGCGGCGTCCGCCGGGTCGACCACCGATTCCGCCACCTCGTCGACGCCCACGCGGTCGCACAGGTCGTACACCGGACACGCCTCCGGGCCGTCGAGGCACGCCGGCTTTCGCGCTTTGCAGTACTCCCGGCCGAACTGTATCATCGCGGTGTGCCCGAAGCCGCACTTCTCGGCGGGAACGTCGCGTTCGAGGTGTTCTCGCACCTCCTCGTGGTCGGCGTCGGCGGGTGCGAGACCCATCCGACGGGCGATGCGGTGGACGTGCGTGTCGACGGGGAAGACGCCGCCGCGGCCGCCCGAAAACAGGAGCACGCAGTCGGCCGTCTTCGGACCGACGCCGTGGATGTCGAGCAGTCGCTCCCTGACCTCGGCGGGGTCTTCGTCCTTCACGAACGCGTCGAAGCCGTCGGCGCCGCCGAACTCCTCGCAGATTCGCTCCGCGGCGCCGACGATCATCTCCGATTTCTGGTTGTACAACCCCGCAGAAGAGATGGTCTCGACGAGTTCGGACTGCTCGGCGTTCGCCAGCGACTCCGCGAGGTCACTGCGCTCACGGGTCGCTTCGCTCCCCGTTCGCGTCTCCGAGGCGCTCCGCGCCTCGCTTCCCGCATACCGCTCCACCAGCGAATCGTGCGCCGGTTGACTCGCCGCGTCGCTGGTGTTCTGGCTGAGGATGGTTCGGACCAGACACTCGAAGGCGTCCTGTCCGCCGTAGGCCTTCTGCCAGTACATCTCGCCCAGTTCGTCGACGACGGCCTCGGCGTGCGTCTCCGCCGTCTCGGGGTCGAACTCCGCCGAAGCGCCGACGCCGCCGCTGATGTTGTTCGCGGGTTCTTCGGGCATAGCGGGGGGGAGGGCCGCCGCGTCGAAAAACGGTCGGAAAGCGGTGAGTCGACGGTCGTCGCCGCCGAGGGAGTCGACTACTCCACGCGGAGCGTGAGCGTCACCTCGCCGCCGGCGGCGAGAGCCTCGACCATCTCGCGGTCGAAGTCGGCGGCGGCGGCGGCGGCGTCGACCAGCACCGTGCGGTCGTCCGCGTAGTCGCTCGTCCGGCCGACGTGGCTCCGGTCGCCCTCGAACGTTAGGTCCGGGTGGCCGCGTCCCTCGATTCGCTCCCGGTGCGTCTCGCCGTCGTCCGTCTCCACCTCGACGGTGGCCGCGATGGTCGCCTCGGCGTCCCGACAGGCCTCGACGAACTCGGCCGAGAAGTCCGCGGGGACCCGGTCGGCCTCCACCGCGAGGATGCAGTCGCCGGCCGGCGTGAGCCAGTCGTCCGAGGTGACCTCGAACGTGCTCGCGTGCTCGGCGGAGACGTTCTCGTGCCCGCGCGCGCGGACGATTTCTTCGTACATACCGGTCGGTGTCGGCCCGGCGGTAAGTCGTCCTCGGTTCGTCCGAAGCGGGCAAAACTGGCAGACGGCCGTCAGACGAACGGCAGACGGTGGCGCCGAATTTGCCTCTCCGTGCTCCACGTTACCATTAATCACTTTATAAGTGGCGAGACGGATGCGCAGGACGCATATCAGGTCGCTACACGGCCCGTGGTAGCCGTTTTCACAGACCACGACCACCGAAGTCTTTATACGTAGCCATGCACAAGGTGGTAATACCAGAACGCCTCCGGCGTTCCGGCGGCACAGCACGCAGAATGATCGGGAATTCTTATCCACGGCCGGTCGCACCCTCACGAGCAGCCGCCACGCACGGAGTGGTAATGGTATCGAG
Protein-coding regions in this window:
- a CDS encoding HTH domain-containing protein; protein product: MLTHGTNGPARSGGMDSGTNGSADTDREEIRVELWCEATRTGGDSEFDRIAERLRRLADRGDVDAAAVETWDRYVDVSGGFVRDDTARETRDRLARLREWTWRRREESAAAAGAGSAGRGRLGPAVELHRVPRAVLVEFENGVVRNVTFADEHTGCLTDRLESLAERERSESVSESPSASTSADRASDRTRDRERGRERDRRNRTRSRSHERERERERVRS
- the proS gene encoding proline--tRNA ligase, coding for MSDEQELGITESKQYNTGEWYAEVVQKAELANYGPEGMSGFIVTRPRAYALWERVQDYLDTEFKATGVQNAYFPMLIPEQYLEREKDVVEGFDPEVAWVTHAGREELEERLAVRPTSESIIAPYMAQWVRSHRDLPLRVNQWTSVVRWEATETKPFFRTKEFLWQEGHTAHATDESAWDETLMRLDQYAAMYEDLLAIPVLRGAKPEHDKFPGAKKTTTVEALMPDGKSVQAGTSHHLGTSFAEAFDITYTDEGEDSQVAHTTSWGLSWRALGALIMTHSDDQGLVLPPTVAPEQVVVVPIWQADTQENVLDYAESVADELEDAGVRVELDDRDERNPGFKFNEWELKGVPVRFEIGPNEVDDEVVTVVHRPDGESKEVPREDIAETVREEFDEVYAKLYAAAEENLEENVREADSRADILGTIGQHGGYVKAPWCGDEDCETEIKDQLAAEIVMVPLRDEAAEIHAGEECAVCGEGAEETAYFAKSY
- the gltB gene encoding glutamate synthase large subunit; this translates as MTKPHRDTPAKSAGLADPTDERSNCGVGAVIDLDGGASHETVADGLELLINLEHRGTTGAEEDTGDGAGIMIQRPDEFFDAVVDAELPEEYAVGSVFMPGEDAERETLVEVFERELGAHGLEVLHWRDVPTDNSDLGQTAVDSEPDVWQAFVAPGDEMDADAFDRALYVGRRAVENAVENLDSAGAGRFYVCSLSRKTLVYKGLLKGDQLASYYPDLTDERMKTTLTLVHERFSTNTLGAWHLAHPYRNVVHNGEINTIRGNVNWMRARETDIEHPAFGDDLEEIKPVTRADQSDTASVDNVVELLLRGGRELPHVLRMLIPEAYHGDDSMAPERREWYDYHASLVEPWDGPALVAATDGDRVAAVLDRNGLRPCRYDVTTDNRLVMASEVGALDTDPSEIRERGRLQPGQLFVADPEEGRVIPDEEVFDSLTDGKYGEWVESEQRRMDELADADDYAPQGRVDDLRARQAAFGYTTDQLNHLIEPMARDGKDPVGSMGDDTPLSVLSDFDRPLFTYFKQLFAQVTNPPLDYIREELVTSLESRLGGQRNLLDETPEHARQLVLDSPIVSDAETAAIKDLDGGMSSTVVDITFGTDTSLREAVERVRDDAKSAIADGADVVVLSDRNLGPDRAAVPSLLATGAVHHSLVRNGMRNHAGLVVESGEPSEVHHMATLIGYGAGAVNPYLAYQTIGDIVAGPDGADEEASIAAYTKALEDGVLKTMAKMGISTVASYQGAQIFEAVGLDSNFVAEYFEGTEIRTEGIGIDVIEQDLMTRHAVAYGADPELQHQGEFEHRSNGIHHQWNPKTVGTLQQAVRSGNYEKYQEFADLVNDQTKELQTLRGLLEFDPDPDRESVPVEEVEPVEEIVQRFSTAAMSLGSLSPEAHENNSVAMNRIGGKSNSGEGGEPPERFGTEKECNVKQVASGRFGVTSQYLSSADEIQIKMAQGSKPGEGGHLPGKKVNEMIAHVRFATPGVGLISPPPLHDIYSIEDLKQLIHDLKAANPDADVNVKLVSDAGIGTIAAGVAKANADVVHISGHDGGTGASPKTSIKNAGLPWELGLAEANQMLRATDLRSRIRVTADGGMKTGRDIAVAALLGAEEYVFGTASLVTSGCVMARQCHENTCPVGVATQREDLRKRFPGQPDHVINYMTFMAQEFREIMAELGFTSVDEMIGRPSLLRQRETDHEKAKHLDLSSVLAEPASGARYKTESQAHSDVADQIDHELIKQAEPALEDGKPVQIRRELSNVDRAVGAMLSNEISDRYGGEGLADDTIQCEFSGVAGQSFGAFLASGVTMRLSGASNDYVGKGLSGGKIVVTTPETAAYEADENVLIGNVAFYGATQGEAYINGVAGERFCVRNSGVKTVVEGVGDHGCEYMTGGVVAVLGDTGRNFAAGMSGGVAYVYDPDEEFEAKANTGMVSLSEDLDDSDEAMLRRLVENHAEYTDSERAAGMLDEWASVVDDFVKVMPDAYAGIIDEREDADVRRELPESASTASASGDSGTVAQTSDD